Proteins encoded by one window of Paenibacillus sp. DCT19:
- a CDS encoding ABC transporter substrate-binding protein — MFRFKKKLLMYATLLLMISLLAGCASGGSAETTNTASQATSGNTSSSESDTTSNTTEDQTRVIKHAMGETTITGTPKKIVTLFQGANDVVVALGVKPTGVVESWVQQPVYEYLRADLDGVPQVGQEPQPNMEEINKLKPDLIIATKIRHEDIYDQLSQIAPTVVTETLFDWKETVKMAGEAMNMVEQSDKLLADWDTRVADFKEKMGDRLPIEATITNFRADQVRIFYMGYAGKILKELGFTRPAGHDEDTWGIELTSKESIPDMNADLIFNFNSGTETEAIQKNYEDWTSSPLWKNLDAVKNNQLVQVDEVAWNMAGGYTSANMMLDDLYEYFKLN; from the coding sequence TACGCTACACTTCTATTGATGATCTCACTGCTGGCAGGGTGTGCATCGGGTGGAAGTGCAGAGACAACAAATACGGCAAGCCAAGCTACGAGCGGAAATACGAGCAGTAGTGAAAGCGATACAACGAGCAATACCACAGAAGATCAGACTAGAGTGATCAAGCATGCTATGGGTGAAACCACCATTACAGGTACACCGAAGAAAATCGTAACCTTGTTCCAAGGTGCAAATGACGTTGTCGTTGCTCTGGGTGTTAAGCCCACAGGTGTAGTTGAATCATGGGTACAGCAACCTGTATACGAATATCTGAGAGCTGATCTGGATGGGGTACCACAAGTGGGTCAAGAGCCTCAGCCGAATATGGAAGAGATCAACAAATTGAAGCCAGATCTCATTATTGCGACGAAAATCAGACACGAGGACATCTATGATCAACTGTCACAGATTGCTCCAACGGTTGTAACGGAGACGCTGTTTGATTGGAAAGAAACCGTGAAAATGGCTGGTGAAGCGATGAACATGGTGGAGCAATCGGACAAGCTGCTGGCAGATTGGGATACGCGTGTAGCTGATTTCAAAGAAAAAATGGGTGATCGTCTTCCGATCGAAGCAACCATTACCAACTTCAGAGCTGATCAAGTTCGGATCTTCTACATGGGTTATGCAGGTAAAATTCTGAAAGAACTTGGCTTCACCAGACCAGCAGGTCATGATGAAGACACTTGGGGTATTGAATTGACATCCAAAGAGAGTATTCCAGATATGAATGCTGATCTGATCTTCAACTTCAATTCAGGTACAGAGACAGAAGCGATTCAGAAGAACTATGAGGATTGGACAAGCAGTCCATTGTGGAAGAACCTTGACGCTGTCAAAAACAACCAGCTGGTTCAAGTCGACGAAGTGGCTTGGAACATGGCAGGAGGATATACATCTGCTAATATGATGCTGGATGATCTGTATGAATATTTCAAATTGAATTAA